The Jaculus jaculus isolate mJacJac1 chromosome 3, mJacJac1.mat.Y.cur, whole genome shotgun sequence genome includes the window tacCAACTACTGTTAGTGATTCTTGAAACTAAGCCAGTCCCTACTTGAAATAAAAGAAGGCACGTCCATCAAATTTTCAGCTTCTTCTTAggtattctgttttgtttctgaccatttcaaaatattaatattcTAAGGAAAATCTCATAGAAACTTAATGAGTTTCAACTTATTCTAATACCCATTCCCTACTTGCCAATTAGATGCATGCTATTTACCACTAAAGAGacaatgctggggctggagagatggcttggcggttaagcgcttgcctgtgaagcctaaggaccccggttcaaggctcggttccccaggtcccacgttagccagatgcacaagggggcgcacgcatctggagttcgtttgcagaggctggaagccctggcgcgcccattctctctctctccctctatctgtctttctctctgtgtctgtcgctctcaaataaataaaaattaaaaaaaaaaaaaaaagagacaatgcTATAGGGTAAGGGTGGGTAGAAAGGTAACTCAGTGAGGAAGTGCTTGCCCAACAGGCACAAGGCCCCAGGTTGGAACCCCAGTATTCAAaacctaaaaactaaaaaataaacaatgtaaCAAGAACATCATCTTATGCATGGATATGAAAATAGCCCTACTTTCCCCTGGTGATTTCCTTCCTCCTAGGTTAGAGGTGCCCAGGGCCCTAACAGGGCAGAATGGTGCACATACACAATACACCCCAAACCCCAGCTTCCTCTGGCCATGCCCATACTTCTCTACAAGGCGTCACTCATGCTAATAAGCAACCGTCACAGAGAGGCTATCTCCCCTCAGGAACGAGGGAACTGCCCAGGCAGGAGGCAAAGGGCAAGGAGATGAGCCTCCGCACTAAGAATCTGACCTTGACCATAGAGAGTGCCCCGACAGTATGCAAGAACACAAGGCTAcagctgatgaagaaacagaaaTCCCCTTTCACAAACTCACATTATCTAAGGGAAAGGCTCTTTACCCAGAAGTCTGTGCAGGAAGAAACcgggaaaaatgaatgaaatcttACTTCTCAAGAGTTGCTTACTCTCTCAAGTTCACGTAGCAAATGTTTATTTGTGCTATGTGCCAGGTACTAAAGGCTATATTGACTCAGGCAACACTAAACAACGAAGAGCCCCAACCAAGAGACAAGAAGCCAGCATTCTCCTCTACACCTATCAGCTAGCATGACTCTGAGCCATGTCACAACCTGGCCAAGATTCTGCCAACAGGATGGAGAGAAAGTGGACTTGCTTCTTTCACATGACTTGCAAAACAGATAAGACTTATGATTTATTAAATATAAACTttcaaaaaggaagggaagggagagagggagggataagcTTATTCCCTAAGTAAATTTATATAAGGTGGAAAGGGAAAACCAAAATTGAAAATAGCAAGGAAACTATATAAAGCCAGGTTTttcttgtgcagctagctttcaCAGAACTCAGGGCTTTAGGTTGATTCATTTCCTGTGTTCTTTCTAAGCCCAATAAGCCAGTTAATTTACTACAAAGTAATTCTCAGTTCTCAGCTTGAGAAAAATGGGAAGGCTCCTAAGAGACAACTCCCTCTTCACTGGGCAAAGCCAGTTGTCCTCAaagggtgagtttgctgagtcaAACACAGTGACGGATCATTGAACTCATAGAATGTAGTCTGTTGTTTGATATTCCCTGTAAATGCGGGTAATCATACAGTGTCCTGGAGGCTTTAACCACCTCTGAGCATTGTCCACAGGCAGCTTAGTCCATTAGAGGTCCAGGAGAAACTTCCTAACCTGAGCCAGGTACCGTGGTTGCAGGTAATCGCCCAACTCCTCCTTACTGACCCACACATGCTGGCTCTTCTTCCCAGCCTGGGAAAAGTCTCCAGTTAGCAGCAATGCTTTGAAGAAGAACACTTTAGCTCCAAGGTTACTCTCTGTCCTCATTGCCTGGGGAAACTTGAACTTGTAGTAGCCACAAGGTGCATTTCCTAGGAACTTGGCTTTCATGTTGTTCTCTGAggtggggaggaaaagagaatagAAAGATAAGGATACACTCACCTGTTTATTCTGACTCCCCTAATCACAAGTGTCTCTGTGAAAACCACTTCCAACACTGAGGTAAAAGTTACCCTAGCAGTGATATGGAAGGCCATTACTGAAAAGAGCCTCACCTGCCCTCAATACACATGCTTCCTAGCCCATGGAGTTCAGACTCCTAGGCCATTCCAAGGGCCCAGCCTGGTACTTTTAGAGTGTACGTCTGTAATACAGTTAACTATTTGGGAGTTACAGCAGCTGGCTTTGGCATTCAGCCAAGAGTCTGACTGTTGATGGAGGACCCAGACATTTGGTATGTAAAAAAGTGGCTATCACATGAAACACAAAAAGGAGCTGTGAGTTGACATTTTTAGGGAGGCAGGACTTTTTGAATCAGGGTTTGCTAAGTAgctggctggtctagaactctcTGCATAGtgaagactggcctcaaactttcaactTTCCCCAGTAcagacttcttttcttttgcctACTTCATCCCTCAAGggctggaattgcaggtgtgcaccagcacagcCAGGTCAGATTTGACTTCTAGAGAGCACAGAGTATGTACAGTCTATAAAATGACAGTAACCCCAATTCAGTAttacaaaagaccaaaaatgGAAGAGTAATTACTAAATGGCACCTGAAGAACTAGCTAGCTAAACAGAAAAATAGCTGGAGCCCAGCTTCAGACCTCACACCAAAACTGATGCCGGAGGCCCAAGATTTAGCAgaaatttcaaattttcataaaGGATTTCTTCACTCTGGATGATGGCTCATGAGCAACTCATGACTTTTTGATTCttccttattttaaatttttcacttaaaaaacatAAGAACTATTAGAAAATATGAGATGTCATCTCATGTTATTTTTTAGAGACCTTTTGAAACAAGACATAAATTCAAAACAcccaaaaataaaaggtttttatttgtctaaataaaaattaaatatatctggacacagtggtgcacacccagcacttggggaggcagaggtaggaggactgctgtgagttccaggtcagcctgggctagagtaagatcttacCTCGGCAGGAATGGGGGGAGGAAGAACTAAACCTTTTCACAAGAAAAAGCAAAGCATAAAAAAGTCaaagatagctgggcatggtggcacacatctttaataccagcacttgggaagcagaggtaggaggataacagttttgagtttgaggccagcctgagactacatagtgaactccaggtcagcctgggctagagtgagacaccctacctcaaaggaaaaaaaaaaacactcaaagacGAAATGGGGAACATAAATTGGTCTTGGTGGCacacttctataatcccagcacttgggggtagaggcaggaagcTTAGATGTTCAAAATCCCCCTCAGCTACAGTGAGTTGAAGACCCACCTAGGTTACAtgagatccagtctcaaaaacaataaaaaagatgccgggtgtggcggcgcatgctTTCAatgtcagcactcgggaggcaaaagtaggaggactgccctgagtgcgaggccaccctaaaactacatagttaattccaggtgaccctgggccagagtgagaccctacctcaaaaaaacaaaacaaaaaaaagataacttgaaaaatattttcagtatatcCAATAAGATCTTAAGGTATAAAGAAGCACTGAAAAGTgaggcacagtgatgcatgctgAGAGAAGAGAattacaagttcaaagccaaactGGTCTACATAGTAAGTCCACGGTAAGCCTAAGCTACAGTGTAATCGTGTctcaaaagaaatggaaaatatttatgTTCTTGAATATGCACAAAACATTTctaaaagaatacaaaaaaacCTAATGTTTATTGTCTCTGAAAAGTCAAAATTACTTTGTCCACTACATTTTGAGACACTAGTaattaacatataaataaattgctattttcactttttaaaaaaacacgaggactgaagagatgactcagtggttaaaggcatgtgcttgcaaagcctgacagcctagtttcaatttcccagtacccacataaagccaaatgcactaagtaGTACATACacatagagttcatttacagtagcaagaggtcctggtgtgtccattccttctcctctctgtcattctctatctgcttgcaaataaataaataaaaataataaaaaataaattttgggggctgggaaaatggcttagcagttacggcgtttgcctgtgacacctaaggaccctggttcgattccccaggacccacataagccagatccacaaggggtgcatgtgtctggagtttgtttgcaactggtgtgcccattctctttctctctgcctctttctctctgtctctctctcaaataaataaatagtaattaattaattaatcttaaaaaattttaaaaacccactACTGGTACTAGATGAGAAAATTTATATACAATGTGAGCTCACATACAATACAAAGCTATGGGTATCTGTGAGTGATAGAATTATACTAGTAAACTTTCTCTATACtttctaaatttatttcaaaaatgcATTTGTGTATATAATCTAGAAAAGATGGATTAAGATATTACCAACACAAAAAGGATAAaaacaggggatggagagatgtctcaatggttaagacacttgctgcaaagtgtaatgacctgggattgattccttagtaaccacataaagacacacaaagtggtacatgcatctggagttcatttgcagtggttagaagcccattttctctctctttctgtttgcaaattaaaaaacaaactactCATGGAACTGAAGAGAACTTAgaagtttaggcgcttgcctaagaagcATAAGGACTGAGGGTcgattccccggaacccacatgagccagatgcacatggtagcacatatgtctgtagtttgtttgcagtgggttagaggccctggcatgcccactcacattctgtctgtctgtctgtctgtctgtctctctctctctctcacacacacacacacaaataaataaaaataaaataaaactcattacAAACATAAGAAAGGATTTGAATAAACAGTTCGCAGAATTAAGAAATACAGCCAGTGAACATGTGAAAAGATGGCCAGTCTCGCTAGCAAAGAGTACTGTATGAATTCAACTAACTATAGAAGTGCACatggaagatttctttttttttaatatatttatgtgagagagagaaagagaaagagtaagagaatggcacaccaggactgccagccactgcaaacgacctccagatgcatgtggccccttgtgcatctggcttacgtgggtcctggggaattgaacatgggtcctttggctttccaggcaaatgccttaacactaagccaacTACCCAGCCCCCAAACTGAAGATTTCTTATGTTGGTCCAAGAAAACAAACACTCCCATACACCTCCCCAGAAGACATTAATTGTCACATACTGTCTGCAGGACAAGTGGGCAATGCTTACCAAAAATTTAAGTGTGCATCCCTTTCACTCATTAATTCCACTTGTACAAATCCCATCTTTCAGAATCACTTGAAATGTAGAGCCAATGAGAAAGAAATGTACtttcttattatatatttatCACATGAACTTTTCTTTgccattttaatgatttttatactTGCTATTTAATAACTGCAATATATATTTGTAATCAGTCAATGTATCTTATTTTATATGCATTGTTACCTATAAACATACCTACTGTCAGTGTGTCTATTCCTTTCATGTTGATTTATGCAAGGGAAGCTCAGTGCTGAGGTTCAGCCTGCTTCCGCACAGCACAGAGGTGGTGGAGCTAAGCAAGCATCTGTCATGGTAGTTTGGTGTGAGGGAAGCTGAGACTATGGACACAAAAGAAATCCTGGCACAAAACCCAGAGGcccactcttttttgtttgtttgtttgtttgttttgtttttgtttttggaggtagggtctcactttagcacaggctcacctacaattcactatgtagtctcagactggcttcaaactcacagcaatccccctacctctgcctcccgagtgctggaattaaaggcgtgcatcaccacactcagctaccaACTCTAGACAGCTGAGACTGACAGCAGCACGTCCCTCCCTGTCCCCCATCCACCAAAGACACATTCCATTCTACTTTGCTGCCTCTTCTACAGGCCAAAGAAGCCCCTGGTGAGACGGTCACGGAGCACACACTGACCTCTGAGGTTTTGTTAGCAGTGCTTCAGCTGTGGCTGGAACACAAAAGTGGCCATGTACCTACACCACCAAATCCATTTATTCAACAAACACTTAGCAAGTGCCCACTATATAAAGGGTACTTTGCTGAGAGCTGAGGTCATGAAGAGGAATGGATTCTatccagaccttcatggaactCAAAGTTCCGGTTGGAACTGAAATATACTAACAAActactatatatataaaaacagtgGTGTAAACCAAAGAGTGCTTTCTCCACTAGAATATAAGCTCCTAGGGAGTAAGAGGAGTGTCCAATTCACCACTGTGACCCCAATGCCAAAGAGGTCTTGGAGAATGGTACGCATACAGAAAATGTTTGTTACATAAGCTGAGTATGATCACATGCAAGAGCTCAGGAGGAGGTAGCCTATCAGGGACAACATGCCTCAAAGCAGAGATCATAAAAGGCCACATTATTCAAGAACACAAAGGCTGTGCTGGGTTAGAACTTGGGAGTAAACATCAGTGCAGTAAGACAGGAGACCAATGAGATCATGACAGAGCAAAAAGGATGCATAGGCGATGCAGGATGATTTGGTTCTTTATGGCAAAGAAAAGAATTCTATGTAAAGAAGTGGTACGAGCTGTGCTTCAGAAGCCACATGTTTACAACACTGAAGGACAGAACACAAAATTGGTAGGAATTTTTTTGACATCTCTAGTATagggtttttcttgttgttttctttgttctttgcaaGTTTGCTACTCAAGAAATATATGGCAATGTGTATGGAGACATTTTTGGTTGCAAGACTGGGAatgggaggtggggataaagaCAGTGCTACTGGCAACTAGTGAGTAAACGCCACAGATGCTCCCGAATCCCAGTGGGCAGAGAGAAGACACTCTCCTGATCCAAGGGAAATCCTTacctagatttttttaaacatcagtGTCTACTACCCTTCCCACTCTACCCGTAAGCTCAGTCTCACACTCAAGCTGTGATGAAGGCTGAGGGATTTAGAAGACAGTGCAGTCACCTGAGAGAGTGGCCAGGGTTCGCTCAGCTGTCCCTCGGAGGGTCTCCCCAGGCTGCCATTCCACTTGAGGCAGAAGCCAAACATCATGGTCTCCAAGCTTCTCTCTGACTAGCAGGACAAGGTTCGTATCTAATTTCCGGTGCAATGAGGTTTGGTCATTCTTTTCATCAGCCTCTACAAGGAAAAGGACAACGGAGGTCAAAAAAGACTGTTATCTGCCAGAATAAAGGTGTCTTAAGTATTAGAAAGCTTTcctttagccaggtatggtagcacatacctttaaacccagcattcagaaagcagagataggagggtcactgcaaGTTCAGACtgagttctagctcagcctgagctaatgagatcctacctcaaaaaaaaaaaaaaaaaaaaattaatgttttcctTTATGGGAAAACGAAAATCATTGTCCTCAATGAATTTATAGTCAGATTATAACCCTATCCATTGATCTCTACCTCTGATCTCTTTCAGAGCATAACATTCACACTCTCAAGGACACTGAAAGGTAAGTACTGGACACCAAAAGGTGAATGTttccaaagagagaaaaaagaaaagaaaagaaataccctTAACAAttcaaaaacaagggctggggacatagctcagaggAAAAGTGCTTCACTTGCAAGTGCAAGGCTATGGGTTCAATCCTAGTATCATCCAAAAATGGAGGGGCGGGGAGATTTCACCAGGAAGGTatgtcagtgggtaaagcacttgctgcacaaacctgatggcccaagttctgatccccagaacacatgtgaaGCCAACACATAGTGCgagtgtctgcaatcccagcacatctGCAGCAAGAAGGGTGgcgaagacaggagaatctcaaaGCCTGTGGGCCAGGCGGCCTAGCGAATgcagcagtgaccagaggccctgccCTGCCTTAAAAACAAGGTGAAAGATGAGGACTGTACCTCTAGTTTGTCCTCTGACTTACACATGTGCCCCACGGCACACACATGCCCAAATTCACAcacataatgggctggagagacagcttagcagttaaggtgcttgcctgcaaagcctacgggcCCATGTTCgactatccagatcccatgtaagccagatacacaaaggtgaggcaagcacaaggtcatacatgcccactaggtagcaaaagcgtctggagttcaattgcagtggctgaagcccaggtgtgtcaattctctctctctgtcttgctctaaaataaaaaatactaaaagcaaaacaaaaaaaaaaaaaaaaaaaaaacgaagttCAAACACAACACCTTCACTGGATTTGGATTTAACACTATCACTGATCTAATTAACCCCCACTATCTCTGTTCTTCAGTCTCTATCTGTTTAACAAGGACAATACTCAACTCCCTGCTTTATAAGTGATTTCCAATGAAACATAGGAACTGGACTTCTTTCCTCCCACTCTCTAATCCAGAGTAGGACTTAAACTCAGATTAACAATCACAAAGTTTATCTGAAAAAAACCTATCCCAATTTCACACAAAAACAACACTggccttttaaaaattctattatgggccaggcatggtggcacatgcctttaatcccagcactagggaggcaaatgtaggaggatcactgtaaattcaaggacatcctagactacatagtaaattccaggtcagcctgggctacagcgagaccttaccttgaaaaaaaaaaaaaaaaaaaaaaaaaaaaaaaatatatatatatatatatatatatatatatatatatatatatatattatggtaGTTGTAAGGAATAAGGAAAAGAACTCTGAGgatagggatgtggctcagcagctaaaggtgcttgcttgcaaaacttgcccatgtgggttcaattcccaagacacctatgtaagctagattcaaaacctggcacaagcatctgatgttcatttgcagcagccagaggccctgccatgcatacacacatgcaacaagtaatatttttaataattattttatttatttatatgaggggaCAGATAGAaataatggacataccagggcactagccactgcaaatgaactcaagatacacgcatctggctttatgtgggtacttgggattcaaacctgggtcattaggctttgcaggcaagcaccttcaccactaagccatgtctccagcccaatattttttttaaaggaaaacaactTATTGTCCTGAAAGCTGTTTTGTTACTTGAAATTACTTGTCATTAAAATTCTGAGCAGAGACTAAGCAACTGTCCTTTGTTTGGAGTTCAGAAAATCCCACTGTCGATTCTTGTTGGCTTAGATAGATCACAAACCTGTTACACGAGCACCAAGTTTGAACTGTTGGAATGTTTGCTCCCACATATCTTCCAAATCTTGAACATGCATAATATCTTTTTCATCTTGTTCATCGTCAAAGAGGTCAGTTTTCTTCTTTGCCAGTCTCTGGGCTTCATCCAGAGCACGAAGCTCATGGTCTGAATACAGGCTTTTCTCTGTTTCAAtctaagaaaattaaaaggatcaaaaagaaagaaagaaaaataataataataaagctacaGCACCTTTGATGGGCTGAGAAGCTTGTCACTTAATACCACCAGAAGCAATCAAAAAAGGCCCACTAgccagcatgatggcacacacctttaatcccagcactcaggaggcagaggtaggaggactactatgtatttgagaccagcctgagactacatagtgaattccaggtcagcctcggctagagtaagatgctacctctaaaaacaaaaacaaaaagaaacaaacaaaaaaaaaaaagtccactagACTTTTGAGTTATATTTGCCAAGATGTCAGAATGTGATTTGCGGGTCAAGACTGTGACAGAGAACAGGGCTAGACTGGGCTGGGCATTGTGAGCCCACTTCCCACGCTCCACACGTCAGTCTTTGACAGACACCTTACTCACTCACCAAGGACTTTCCATACGGATTTTACAGAAACCCCTTCTTTCTAGAATGTTTTTCCTCACACTTTCTTCCAGGAGATTCCTACTCATCTTTCTGATCTCAACTTAAATATCACTTTCTTGGAGAGGTATTCCTTGACACTTCCCATAAAGTCAAAATTAGACAGCCCTGTGAACACTCTTGAGGTACTTTTTTCCTTTATAGCACTAACCACAGTCCTGCAATTAGTTATGTGATACTCTGGTTACTGGCTGCACCCCTCAGTCTAGTGCACTCCCTGGGAACAAGAGCTATGCTTTCCTTACTACCACACATCTAGCACTTAACACAGACACACAGTATGAGTTACAAACACCTACAGGGTGAATAATGACTACTGGTCAAAGGTGAAGAAATGGAACAAACAGCAGATGTTTATAGCCCTCGTAGCCTAAGATGAAAATAACTCAGATTCTAGAGAACATCCTAACATCTTTTACTCACTATCTGTAGGGGCTTAACACACTAACAGCCactatgctgttttttgtttttttttaaaatttttttatttatgtatttgagagcgacagacacagagagaaagacagatagaggaagagagagagaatgggcgtgccagggcttccagcctctgcaaacgaactccagacgcgtgcacccccttgtgcatctggctaacgtgggacctggggaaccgagcctcgaaccggggtccttaggcttcacaggcaagcgcttaaccgctaaaccatctctccagccctacgctgTTTTTTTTACCGTTGCCCTTCacagaaatcattctgtagcAAGACACTTTATCACAGGAATTTTACACATCAGATGTGCTCACTGACTTGTGtgattttttctttcctctggctttttgttttttgtgtttttcttgagacagggtctcatgtggccaatgctggcctcaaacttgttatgaAGTGGGGATGGATGATTATGAActtctatcctcctgcctccacctcctgtgtTGCCAGGATTGCAAGCTCGTACTACCTACGTCTGAACAGTGCACTACTATGGAAAGatcccagggcttcatgcatactaggaCAGCACTCTACCAACTACATCCCTGCCCCGCTTTCGTCTTCTTAGCATGCATTACATTACAAAGACTTTCCTCCAGCCTCTGAGCTCCTTGTGCCAAGGAATGAATGTGGAATGAGCAAGGAGGGAAGCGGCTCCAGAATCACCCGAAGCGACAACAAAGGCCAATTGATACACATTAGTTGCTGAACGCCTACTATGCGCCAACCCAACTCAAGAAGGTTAGTTCCACGCTGCAAATTACTGAGGTTCAAAAGAGGTGAAGTAGCTTGTTCAAGGTCACAAGAGTACTGGAGTCAGGATCCAACAGCCTGCGCCCCGCCCTGTTCCGTTCCgttccctcccacacacacacatcagcctgaaacctatatcttttttaccatatatatatcatacatcatatatatgatatatatatgataaatatatgtgatatatgatatatatgtatatatacacatacatatatatacacatataaacacacatacatacatatatatgtatgaacatatatatatacacaaacttattgatatttttactaaaaagttgCACACATAGACACCCCTCCTCTCTCCCGCCCCAATTCTGCTCTTCGCTggagttactggtattcactgtggggaccgAAAGGCCTCAGCCAGGGACGGGGGAGAGCTGAACCTCAATTCTTCCCACCTGCTGTAGTAGGGTGGCCATCTCCTCCTGCAGTGGGGTGAGAGGCTTGGAGATGAGCGGCGGGCGCTGCAGACACAAGGCGCCCAACAAGCGCCATGGGGACCGGCTGCCGGAGGGCGCGGCCTGAAGGGCCAGGCAGCGGGAACCCAGGCCACCTCCCCATAGCCTGTCGCAACGCCGCCAGCCCCCAGCCCGCACCCCTAACAAAGTAGCCCTCACGGGCGCCGCCATCTTGCTGCCTTCCCACAAGGTAGCGCGGCTCCCGCCGCTCCCATGAGGCCacgcgcgcggggggggggtgagggcagAACGAACCATTGCCGTTTGGAGTGGGGGAAGTTCTCACGGTAGACcatgaaaaaaatggaagaattcCCATATCGATAGCTTTATGGAGAACTTAAATTAGAATGCAAATAATTAATACCCCACATAAAGAACAGGCAAGTGACTTTCCGTCCTGTACgctccacacacacgcacacaccggCGCTCGTGGTGCTGGTGCCGTCCCAGCTACTCCAGGCACCGCGGACGGGAGCCGAGTAGGGTCAATTTAAGTCATGCAGGTTTTAAGAGGCGCCAGTTCTCGGCTCCTTCGGGCATGGGCATGGGCTCGGCTCGGGACGACCAGGTAAAGATGAACTGCCCCTTCGAGAACATGGGTACCCTCGGAACTGCGCTCCTGCCCCATGGGTCATTTGGACCCCAAGGACCGCTGAGCCAGCACCTTACCGCGCTTTCTTCTCCGCAGGGCTGTGACGGGTGCCCCAGCTCAGACCATCCACGCGGGCGGGGGCGCCGCGGAAACACCGCGCGCGGCTCCCCAGCCGGAAGCTGCGAAGGAGGCTGGTCCTGGCGCGAGCAGCTTCAGGTGAGGGCAGGGCAGGTGCAGCCCTCTGGAGACCTGCGCCCTGTGATTCTTGCCCGTCAGTCTCCTGGGTCTGAGGACCAGTGAATTCCCGACTTCGGTACTTGCTGTCGGTGGGGGGTCTTCTTTTTAGATGAGTCTTTGGGCCTCCGCGTTGTCATCTAACATGGAGGTGATGCTTAGAGAGGTTGTGAGCGTCTGATGAGGTGAGCTCTGGCACAATGTAACTGCTCAGGGATCATTTGTTAGTTGAATGGCAAGGGTGACCGAGTGCATTTTCTGCTCAGCTCAAGGAGCCGGCATCTTGCTTCATACTAGTACAACTACCTCTTTGTGCATCCTATATAAACATACACTTCACCAACATTTACTGAAAACCTACTAAGTGTTGGGCCCGTGGTAGGCACTGAAAATGCAAAAGATCATTTATTCCCTCAAGTCAAGTCTTCCAAGGAAGACATCTAT containing:
- the Mrpl46 gene encoding 39S ribosomal protein L46, mitochondrial; translation: MAAPVRATLLGVRAGGWRRCDRLWGGGLGSRCLALQAAPSGSRSPWRLLGALCLQRPPLISKPLTPLQEEMATLLQQIETEKSLYSDHELRALDEAQRLAKKKTDLFDDEQDEKDIMHVQDLEDMWEQTFQQFKLGARVTEADEKNDQTSLHRKLDTNLVLLVREKLGDHDVWLLPQVEWQPGETLRGTAERTLATLSENNMKAKFLGNAPCGYYKFKFPQAMRTESNLGAKVFFFKALLLTGDFSQAGKKSQHVWVSKEELGDYLQPRYLAQVRKFLLDL